The following are encoded together in the Capsulimonas corticalis genome:
- a CDS encoding ABC transporter ATP-binding protein — MPLLEVTNLTKHYPLTRQTGPFTHVIDQVRAVDGVDLTLNPAETLGLVGESGCGKSTLGRCILRLIEPTGGTVVFSGEDVLRWPRETLRRNRTQMQIVFQDPFASLDPRQNVGAILAEPLLAHNIVPKSEVKAEVSRLLGLVGLPAESVSRYPHEFSGGQRQRIGIARALALRPKLIVADEPVSALDVSIRAQILDLFQKVQREMGVALIFIAHDLGAVRQVSDRVAVMYLGKIVEIAEANALYDNPRHPYTRALLAAIPSIDGVKANTPKVEGDVPSPIDLPSGCRFRTRCPFAEAICAEQEPPLAAFDGGEAGHASACHFAATLPVLEVA, encoded by the coding sequence ATGCCACTCCTCGAAGTCACCAATCTCACCAAGCATTACCCACTCACTCGCCAGACCGGGCCGTTCACGCATGTGATCGATCAGGTGCGCGCCGTGGACGGGGTCGATCTGACCCTGAACCCGGCGGAGACGCTTGGATTGGTCGGGGAATCGGGGTGCGGGAAGTCGACGCTGGGCCGGTGCATTCTGCGCCTGATCGAGCCGACAGGCGGAACCGTGGTCTTCTCGGGTGAGGACGTGCTGCGCTGGCCCCGCGAAACTCTGCGGCGCAATCGGACGCAGATGCAGATCGTATTTCAGGATCCGTTCGCGTCGCTGGATCCACGGCAGAACGTCGGCGCAATCCTCGCCGAGCCGCTGCTGGCGCATAATATCGTCCCAAAATCCGAAGTCAAAGCGGAAGTGTCCCGGCTGCTGGGGCTGGTCGGACTGCCGGCCGAATCGGTGTCTCGTTATCCCCATGAGTTCAGCGGCGGCCAGAGGCAGCGCATCGGCATCGCGCGCGCGCTCGCGCTGCGCCCGAAGCTGATCGTCGCCGACGAGCCGGTTTCAGCGCTCGACGTCTCGATCCGCGCGCAAATTTTAGATCTCTTTCAGAAAGTCCAGCGCGAAATGGGCGTCGCGCTGATCTTCATCGCGCACGACCTGGGCGCGGTGCGCCAGGTGAGCGACCGCGTCGCTGTCATGTACCTGGGCAAAATCGTGGAGATCGCCGAAGCGAACGCGCTCTACGATAATCCCCGCCACCCCTACACCCGCGCCCTGCTCGCCGCGATCCCCAGCATCGACGGCGTCAAGGCCAATACCCCCAAAGTCGAAGGCGACGTCCCCTCACCCATCGACCTCCCGTCCGGCTGCCGCTTCCGCACCCGCTGCCCGTTCGCCGAAGCGATCTGCGCCGAACAAGAGCCCCCGCTCGCGGCGTTCGACGGCGGGGAGGCAGGCCACGCGTCCGCCTGTCACTTCGCGGCGA